A genome region from Thermodesulfobacteriota bacterium includes the following:
- a CDS encoding HD domain-containing phosphohydrolase — protein MRKEETMARSRRTPDLRREGGIAIAVFVVAAAHFLMPSGLHGWHWLHILFQKFFYVPILMAAAWLGLRGTLLVAGAVSGVFMLHILLDWGGYRMTQADQAGEIASYWIVALTASCLARRERRALEETADAHRETIAALASSLDLRERETGLHSKRVQEYSLLLARRMGIGEGSVMESLEMGALLHDVGKIGIPDGVLLKKGALTGEEWEMIRRHPELGASLLQRIPFLSGAREIVRFHHEKYDGTGYPRGMKGDEIPIGARIFAVVDVFDALTMERPYKTALSYRAAADTIGTDRGRHFDPAVVDAFLGIPYFELRGLARRYGAELMED, from the coding sequence GTGCGCAAGGAAGAAACCATGGCCCGCTCCCGCCGCACCCCGGATCTCCGGCGCGAAGGCGGTATCGCCATCGCGGTCTTCGTCGTCGCCGCCGCACACTTCCTCATGCCGTCCGGCCTTCACGGATGGCACTGGCTTCACATCCTCTTCCAGAAGTTCTTCTATGTTCCCATCCTGATGGCGGCCGCCTGGCTGGGCCTTCGGGGAACCCTCCTGGTCGCGGGGGCGGTCAGCGGGGTGTTCATGCTCCACATCCTGCTGGACTGGGGAGGGTATCGGATGACGCAGGCCGATCAGGCCGGCGAGATCGCAAGCTACTGGATCGTCGCGCTGACCGCGTCCTGCCTCGCCCGGAGGGAACGGCGCGCTCTCGAAGAGACGGCGGACGCCCACAGGGAAACGATCGCCGCGCTCGCCTCGTCGCTCGATCTCAGGGAACGGGAGACCGGCCTGCATTCGAAGCGCGTCCAGGAATACTCGTTGCTCCTGGCGCGGCGCATGGGAATCGGAGAGGGATCCGTCATGGAAAGCCTGGAGATGGGCGCCCTCCTGCACGACGTCGGCAAGATCGGCATTCCGGACGGCGTCCTGCTCAAGAAGGGCGCGTTGACCGGGGAGGAGTGGGAAATGATCCGGCGCCATCCCGAGCTCGGCGCCTCCTTGTTGCAGCGGATACCGTTTCTGTCCGGCGCCAGGGAGATCGTCCGGTTCCACCATGAAAAATACGACGGTACGGGTTATCCCCGGGGCATGAAGGGAGACGAGATCCCGATCGGGGCGAGGATCTTCGCGGTGGTCGACGTCTTCGACGCACTGACGATGGAACGTCCGTACAAGACCGCCCTGTCGTATCGCGCGGCCGCGGACACGATCGGAACGGATCGCGGGCGTCATTTCGATCCGGCGGTGGTCGATGCCTTCCTCGGAATCCCGTACTTCGAGTTGCGCGGGCTGGCCCGGCGATATGGAGCGGAGCTGATGGAGGATTGA